AGCCCCGGGCCAGCTCCTGGGGCGTGTCGGCCAGGCGGGAGAAGCCGGCGAAGGAGACCCGGCGGGCGGCCTCGGAGATGATCCGCACGGGCCAGCCGGACATGTTGAAGGCGAGCACGTAGAAGCCCAGAGCCACATTGCCCAGCGTCGCGCCCACCACCATGGTGTCGACGTTGACCACGGCGAGGGCCAGCATGCTCGCGCCGGCCAGCGGAAGCCCGAACCTGAGCAGCGCCCGGGCCTGTTCGGGGTCCCAGCCGAACTTCAGGGTGCCCGGTGCGGCCAGCGCGCAGCCGATCAGCGTCACGACGTTCCCCGCCACGGCTCCCCAGGCGAAGCTCATCGCGCCCCAGCCCTCGAAGGCGAGCAGCAGCGTCACCGTGGTGCTGACCACGAAGTTGAGCCCGTCGATGAGCATCCGCTTGCCCTGGGCGAACTCGCGGGTGAGGAAGTGGCCGGGCACCTGTGCCACTCCGTCGATCACCACGCACAGGCACATCACCCGCAGGACGCCCGCGGCGTCCGGCGAGCCGAGCAAACCCGCCACCGTCGGTGCCGCCGCGAACAGTGCCACGTACAGCAGGCCGCTGGAGAGGGCGCTGAGGGTGAGCACGGTCGGCGCGAACCGCCGTGCGTCCCCCTCCCAGCGCACGATGGCCAGACCCACGCCCAGCTCGTTCGCGGAGAGCAGGACCAGCAGCACCGTCTGGGCGATGCCGTACACGCCCCATTCCGCGGGGCCCAGGGCGAAGCGTGCCAGCACGATGCCGGTCGCGAAGTTGCCCAGGCGCATGACGACGGTGTTGATCAGGCTCCACCGGGCCGCCGAACGGACCTTCCCGCCGAGCGAGGGAGACGTGGGGAGCGGGGGCACGGGAAGAGCGGGAGGAGCGGGGGCGTCGCTCGGCTCACCGGTCTCACTGTCCGGTGCGCGGGCGGTGTCCATGAGTCGACTCCTCGTCGAGCGGCTCGGCGGCGGACGGCACGGCGGCGGGCGGCGCGGCGGACCGCGCCCACTTGGGCGGCCGGCGGATGGCGAGCGTCCTTTCCACGACCGATTCCTCGGTCGAGGGGATGGGGGCGGTCGTCTCCTCCGGCGGCTCGGCGCCCTGGGTCTCCGGCTCGGGCTCCGTCTCGGGCTCCGTCCCCGTCTCCGCCTTGGGCTCTGGCTTGTGCGACCTCTTGCGCGCCTCCACGTAGAAGGCGGCGACGATGCTGAGCACCAGGCCCAGGCCCCCGGCCATGACGAGGTACTGCAGCCTGGTCTTGGTCTCGGCCACCGGCTTCTGCGGCGGCACGATCGTCGCCATGCGGATCATGGCGTCCGGGGCGACCTTCTGCTCCGACTGGAACTCGGTCAGCCGCTGCTCGGCGTAGGCGGTGAGCTTCCGGTCCGACTCCAGGACGCGGTCCGGGTCGCTCCCGGTGGCGATGAGCCACATGAACGGGCCCAGGGCATTGTCGGCGATCTTCGCCTCGGTGGTTCCGGTGACGCCCAGCTCCTTGAGGTCGGCCAGCGAGGCGTCGGAGTTGAGGTTGCGGGCGAGCCCGTCGGCCATGCCGGTGAGGGAGGTCTGCGTGCTCAGGAAGGGGTTGCCGTCGTAGGCCTCGGTGGCCTTCTGCGAGTTGAGCAGGGTCACCGTGCTCTGCGACCGGTACGTCACCGGCACCACCAGGTGAACGCCGACGACGAGCGCCGCGGTGATCAGCAGTCCAGGCAGCAGCACGTACCAGCGCCTGCGCATGACCCGCCAGATCTCGGCGAGATCCATGGTCTTCCCCTTCTCCGTACTGCCTGTACTGCCTGAACTGCCTGATCCACTGATCCGTCTGAACTACTGCGCGACCAGGTCGGTGGGCCGGTGCCGGGAGCGGGCGCTCCCGCCGTCCAGCAGGACCTCGGCGATCCGTTCGCTCGCGCGGCCGTCCCAGAGTTCGGGGCAGCGTGGCGCGGGCGGGTCGTCGAGCACCCGGTGCACGGTGGCCACGACGCGTTCCGGGTCCGTGCCCGCGAGGACGTTGGTCCCCTGCTCCACCGTGATGGGGCGCTCGGTGTTCTCCCGCAGGGTCACGCAGGGCACGCCCAGCGCGGTGGTCTCCTCCTGGATGCCCCCGGAGTCGGTGAGCACCAGGCGGGCTGAGTCCTGCAGGGCGATGAAGTCGAGGTACCCGGCGGCCGGTACGAGCCTGATGCCGCCGGGTACGCTCAGTTCGGCCAGCCGTTCGGCGGCCCGCGGGTGCACGGGCAGCAGCAGCGGGCAGCGGTCGGCGATCTCGCCCAGGGCCTTGAGCAGGCCGCGCAGGGCCCCGGGGTCGTCCACGTTGGCGGGCCGGTGCAGGGTGACCAGGCCGTAGCCGCCGCGGGTCAGGCCGTAGCGGTCGAGGACGTCCGACTGCCGGGCCCGGTCGAGGTTGGCGAGGAGGGTGTCGATCATGACGTTGCCGACGACGTGGATCTGGTCCTCCCGGTAGCCCTCGGCCCGCAGGTTCGCGGCGGCGTCGGGCGAGGGGGCCAGCAGGTAGTCGCTGAGCCGGTCGGTGGCGACCCGGTTGACCTCCTCGGGCATGCTCCAGTCGCGGCTGCGCAGTCCGGCTTCGACGTGGGCCAGCAGCGGGCCGGCCTTCGCGGTCACCAGGGCGCAGGCGAGCGTGGAGTTGATGTCCCCGACCACCACCACGGCGTCCGGGGCCAGTTCGTCGACCAGCGGCTCGAAGGCGGTCATCACCCGGCCGGTCTGTTCGGCGTGGGTGCCGGAGCCGGCGCCCAGGTACCGGTCCGGCGGCCGGATGCCGAGGTCGCGGAAGAAGACGTCGTTCATGGACTCGTCGTAGTGCTGGCCGGTGTGGACCAGGATCACCTCGGCGCCGCGGCGCTCCAGTGCGTCCATCACCGGTTTGATCTTCATGTAGTTGGGTCGCGCTCCGGCGACGCAGATGATCCTCGTCGTTCCGCCCATGCTTCAGAGCACCTCCACGTTGGGCCCGGCGAGCCGGTTGCGGCAGTCCAGTACGAAGGAGGCGTGCTCGGCGATCAGCTGGTAGTCGAAGGTGTCGTGGTCGGTGATCAGGACGACCACGTCGGCGGCCGCGATCTCCTTGCGGGTCGGCTCGACGCGGACCAGCCGGGCGTCGACCTCGATGCTCTCCACGACGTGCGGGTCGGCCGCCCGCACCTTGGCGCCCATGTCGATGAGCAGCTGGGAGACCCGCACCGCGGGGGACTCCCGGGCGTCGCCGGTGTTCTTCTTGTAGGCGAGCCCGAGCAGCAGGACCCGGGAGCCGTTGACGGAGCGGCGTTTGGCGTTGAGCGCGTCGATGACGCGGCGGGCCACGTACTCGGGCATGTGGCTGTTGATGTCGTTGGCGAGTTCGACGAAGCGGAAGTTCTGGCCGAGTTCGCGCTGTACGCGCCAGGAGAGGTACGAGGGGTCGATGGGCAGGCAGTGTCCGCCGACCCCGGGGCCGGGGGTGAACTTCATGAAGCCGAAGGGCTTGCTGGAGGCCGCTTCGATGGCCTGCCAGACGTCGATGTCGAGGTGCCGGGCGAACATCGCTATCTCGTTGACCAGGGCGATGTTCACGTGCCGGAAGGTGTTCTCCAGCAGTTTGGCCAGCTCGGCCTCCTTGGGCGAGCTCACCGGCACGGTGGTGTCGACGAGTTCCCCGTAGAACGCCTCGACCGCCTTGAGCGAGGCGGCGTCGACGCCGGAGACCACCTTGGGGGTCTGCTGGAAGCCCCAGACGGCGTTGCCGGGGTCGATGCGTTCGGGGCTGTAGCCGAGGTGGAAGTCGGCGCCGGCGGTGAGCCCGGAGCCGTCCTCCAGGATGGGCGCGAACAGTTCCTCGGTGGTGCCCGGGTAGGTGGTGGACTCCAGGACGACCGTGGCTCCGGGCCGCAGGAAGCGGGCCAGGGTGCGGGCCGACTCCTCGATGTAACGCAGGTCGGGTGTGCCTTCCCGCAGGGGGGTGGGGACCGTGACGACGGCGACGTCGAAACCGCCGCAGTCCCGGGCCAGTTCACTGGGCCGGTAGCTGCCGCGCTCCAGTGCCCGGACGAGCCGCTCCGAGGAGACGTCCTCCACGAAGGACTCTCCGGCGGCGAGGCTCTTGACCCGCCGGGAGTCCACGTCGTACCCGATCACTTGGTGGCCGACTTCGGCGGCCCGGATGGCCAGCGGGAGTCCGACGTATCCCTGGCCCACGACGACGACGCGCATCAGCGACTCCTGTTCGCAAGGCCGGCAGGCGGTGTGCGGCGGACGAGTTCCCGGGCCGTCATGGCGAGGAAGGCGGCATTGGTGGTGAGGTAGCGCTTGCCGAGCCGGCGGGGCTCCTGGAGGGTGCGGTAGAACCATTCGAGTCCCATCCGCTGCCAGAGCAGGGGGGCCCGCTTGGTGATCCCGGCGAGGATGTCGAAGGAGCCGCCGACGCCGTGCACGACGTTGGCGCCGGTGCGCTTGCCGTAACCGGCGGTGAAGATCTCCTTCTTGGGCGAGGTCATGCCGAGGAACAGCAGCCCGGCCCGGCTGTCGGAGACGGCCTCGGCGACCGACTCCTGGTCGGCGTCGTCGAAGTAGCCGTTGCGGCTGCCCGCCACGTACAGCTTCGGGAACCGTTCGGAGATCTGGCGGAGCATCCGCTCCAGGAC
This genomic window from Streptomyces sp. NBC_01351 contains:
- a CDS encoding nucleotide sugar dehydrogenase gives rise to the protein MRVVVVGQGYVGLPLAIRAAEVGHQVIGYDVDSRRVKSLAAGESFVEDVSSERLVRALERGSYRPSELARDCGGFDVAVVTVPTPLREGTPDLRYIEESARTLARFLRPGATVVLESTTYPGTTEELFAPILEDGSGLTAGADFHLGYSPERIDPGNAVWGFQQTPKVVSGVDAASLKAVEAFYGELVDTTVPVSSPKEAELAKLLENTFRHVNIALVNEIAMFARHLDIDVWQAIEAASSKPFGFMKFTPGPGVGGHCLPIDPSYLSWRVQRELGQNFRFVELANDINSHMPEYVARRVIDALNAKRRSVNGSRVLLLGLAYKKNTGDARESPAVRVSQLLIDMGAKVRAADPHVVESIEVDARLVRVEPTRKEIAAADVVVLITDHDTFDYQLIAEHASFVLDCRNRLAGPNVEVL
- the wecB gene encoding non-hydrolyzing UDP-N-acetylglucosamine 2-epimerase; amino-acid sequence: MGGTTRIICVAGARPNYMKIKPVMDALERRGAEVILVHTGQHYDESMNDVFFRDLGIRPPDRYLGAGSGTHAEQTGRVMTAFEPLVDELAPDAVVVVGDINSTLACALVTAKAGPLLAHVEAGLRSRDWSMPEEVNRVATDRLSDYLLAPSPDAAANLRAEGYREDQIHVVGNVMIDTLLANLDRARQSDVLDRYGLTRGGYGLVTLHRPANVDDPGALRGLLKALGEIADRCPLLLPVHPRAAERLAELSVPGGIRLVPAAGYLDFIALQDSARLVLTDSGGIQEETTALGVPCVTLRENTERPITVEQGTNVLAGTDPERVVATVHRVLDDPPAPRCPELWDGRASERIAEVLLDGGSARSRHRPTDLVAQ
- a CDS encoding oligosaccharide flippase family protein; protein product: MDTARAPDSETGEPSDAPAPPALPVPPLPTSPSLGGKVRSAARWSLINTVVMRLGNFATGIVLARFALGPAEWGVYGIAQTVLLVLLSANELGVGLAIVRWEGDARRFAPTVLTLSALSSGLLYVALFAAAPTVAGLLGSPDAAGVLRVMCLCVVIDGVAQVPGHFLTREFAQGKRMLIDGLNFVVSTTVTLLLAFEGWGAMSFAWGAVAGNVVTLIGCALAAPGTLKFGWDPEQARALLRFGLPLAGASMLALAVVNVDTMVVGATLGNVALGFYVLAFNMSGWPVRIISEAARRVSFAGFSRLADTPQELARGFSRALGVVITATVPLCVLLGCFAGPAIQLIYGSQWAPAAAALPWLMALGLIRIGSELAYDCLVAIGQRRSLFLVQGLWLVALIPVLLVGARLNGIVGASQAHVLVAGGMVVPVFLFALSRGGIGVGRIARACAWPFLGGAVMATIILGLRGPLGDGPLAHLAIGTIALAGYTLCVLPSRDFLRGVGRGDRPQRGRHRSSAPVRPTPKDMR
- a CDS encoding chain length determinant protein, which gives rise to MDLAEIWRVMRRRWYVLLPGLLITAALVVGVHLVVPVTYRSQSTVTLLNSQKATEAYDGNPFLSTQTSLTGMADGLARNLNSDASLADLKELGVTGTTEAKIADNALGPFMWLIATGSDPDRVLESDRKLTAYAEQRLTEFQSEQKVAPDAMIRMATIVPPQKPVAETKTRLQYLVMAGGLGLVLSIVAAFYVEARKRSHKPEPKAETGTEPETEPEPETQGAEPPEETTAPIPSTEESVVERTLAIRRPPKWARSAAPPAAVPSAAEPLDEESTHGHRPRTGQ
- a CDS encoding WecB/TagA/CpsF family glycosyltransferase, which gives rise to MTSRQYLFGVGLDPLTMDETVQRCLDAVRRGEQIEIGMVNAAKLVNMRRDPRLAEAVAGCDLVLADGQAVVWAGRVLGVRLPERVAGIDLFMRLLAAAEVADIPVYLLGARQDVLERMLRQISERFPKLYVAGSRNGYFDDADQESVAEAVSDSRAGLLFLGMTSPKKEIFTAGYGKRTGANVVHGVGGSFDILAGITKRAPLLWQRMGLEWFYRTLQEPRRLGKRYLTTNAAFLAMTARELVRRTPPAGLANRSR